The proteins below are encoded in one region of Mycolicibacterium neworleansense:
- a CDS encoding DUF5709 domain-containing protein yields the protein MSSDGYSVDDEDQLTQEDTLIDRGVDDLLDEGYSPPDRWREPRDHETLDELLAEEEPDPAMQLDDSDYLDEQGGDDEVGDLRSGRLVAPDAGFGTDDEAELLGTDVGIDGGVASAEEAAVHIIPPSSPDGASSF from the coding sequence ATGAGTAGTGACGGGTACAGCGTCGACGACGAAGACCAGTTGACTCAGGAGGACACCCTGATCGATCGGGGTGTCGACGACTTGCTCGACGAGGGTTACTCGCCGCCGGACCGCTGGCGCGAACCGCGTGACCACGAGACCCTCGATGAGCTGCTGGCCGAGGAAGAGCCTGATCCGGCGATGCAGCTCGACGACTCCGATTACCTCGACGAGCAGGGCGGCGACGACGAGGTCGGGGACCTGCGTTCGGGTCGGTTGGTGGCTCCCGATGCGGGGTTCGGCACGGATGACGAGGCAGAACTGCTCGGCACTGACGTCGGCATCGATGGTGGTGTTGCCTCGGCTGAGGAGGCCGCCGTCCACATCATCCCGCCGTCATCGCCGGACGGAGCTTCGTCGTTCTAA
- a CDS encoding acyl-CoA dehydrogenase family protein, with translation MAFDLTPTAAQHDLAKRTHEFAERVVRPVAAEYDQRQEFPWPVLEEAAGQGFYSPLFYRDLIGDPTGLSLPMFMEELFWGCAGIGLAIVMPALALSAIGQAASPEQMLQWAPECFGTPGDLKLAALAISEPEGGSDVRNLRTYAVRSGPGPDADWIIDGHKMWIGNGGIANVHVVNAVVDKDLGHKGQALFVVEGGTPGLEMVRKLDKLGCRASHTAELKFNSVRVPAGNLLGGHEKLEHKLARAREAVEGAAHSGSATLGTFEQTRPMVAAQALGIARAAMEYATEYANRRVAFGGPIIDNQGVAFPLADLATQIDAARLLTWRASWMAATGVPFERGEGSMSKLAASEVAVRTTERAIQTMGGWGYVSDHPVEKWYRDAKLYTIFEGTSEIQRIVIAHALGAADGKPPLHVDLEPSGGPLNRWFGRGTPLRTRAADTALSAKDRLPDPVMRLAMKLLRPPRK, from the coding sequence GTGGCATTCGACCTCACCCCGACAGCGGCGCAGCATGACCTGGCAAAACGGACTCACGAGTTCGCCGAACGGGTCGTCCGGCCGGTCGCCGCCGAATACGACCAGCGGCAGGAGTTTCCGTGGCCGGTGCTCGAAGAAGCAGCCGGTCAGGGGTTCTACAGCCCGCTGTTCTATCGCGATCTGATCGGCGACCCCACGGGCCTTTCCCTGCCGATGTTCATGGAGGAACTGTTCTGGGGTTGCGCCGGAATCGGCCTGGCCATCGTGATGCCGGCCCTGGCGCTGTCGGCCATCGGTCAGGCCGCCTCGCCGGAACAGATGCTGCAGTGGGCACCCGAATGCTTCGGCACTCCGGGCGATCTCAAGCTCGCCGCGCTGGCGATCTCCGAACCCGAGGGCGGCAGCGACGTGCGCAACCTGCGCACGTACGCCGTCCGCAGCGGCCCTGGCCCCGACGCGGACTGGATCATCGACGGCCACAAGATGTGGATCGGCAACGGTGGCATCGCCAATGTGCACGTCGTCAACGCAGTCGTCGACAAAGACCTGGGCCACAAAGGACAGGCCTTGTTCGTGGTTGAGGGCGGCACGCCGGGGCTGGAAATGGTGCGCAAACTCGACAAGCTCGGCTGCCGCGCCTCGCACACCGCCGAGCTGAAGTTCAACAGCGTCCGGGTACCTGCCGGCAATCTGCTCGGCGGCCACGAGAAGCTCGAGCACAAGCTGGCGCGGGCCCGCGAGGCCGTCGAGGGCGCGGCACATTCCGGCTCAGCCACTTTGGGCACCTTCGAACAGACCCGCCCGATGGTCGCCGCTCAAGCACTCGGAATCGCCAGGGCCGCAATGGAATATGCGACCGAGTACGCGAACCGGCGCGTCGCCTTCGGCGGCCCGATCATCGACAATCAGGGCGTCGCGTTTCCGCTGGCCGACCTGGCCACCCAGATCGATGCCGCCCGGCTGCTCACCTGGAGAGCGTCGTGGATGGCCGCCACCGGTGTGCCGTTCGAACGCGGCGAAGGGTCGATGTCCAAGCTCGCGGCCAGCGAAGTGGCCGTCAGGACCACCGAACGGGCCATCCAGACGATGGGCGGCTGGGGCTACGTGAGCGATCACCCCGTCGAGAAGTGGTACCGGGATGCCAAGCTCTACACCATCTTCGAAGGCACCAGCGAGATCCAGCGCATCGTGATCGCGCACGCTCTCGGTGCCGCCGACGGAAAGCCTCCGCTGCACGTCGATCTGGAGCCGTCCGGTGGACCGCTGAACCGGTGGTTCGGACGTGGCACGCCACTGCGCACCCGCGCGGCCGATACCGCGCTGTCAGCCAAGGATCGCCTGCCCGATCCGGTCATGCGGCTGGCGATGAAGCTCCTGCGGCCACCCCGCAAGTGA
- a CDS encoding glyoxalase: protein MTVTVDELEVADSPEAWTRAGFSVDPGGDAGSICRVGAVRIRLVGDDRGTGIIGWSLHGLPQQPGDDLDGIPTVRSDATTAEPATHPNGVVAIDHVVLLSPDLGRTVDALAAIEVAPRRERNGELGGRPIRQVFFRFGEVILEVVGSPDTAGDGPSTLWGITYTVHDIDATAAFFGDHTAPVKDAVQPGRRITTVRHKDFGMSVRTAVISATVRS from the coding sequence ATGACCGTCACCGTCGACGAGCTCGAAGTCGCTGATTCACCGGAGGCCTGGACGCGAGCCGGCTTCAGTGTTGATCCCGGCGGAGACGCCGGCTCGATCTGCCGCGTCGGCGCCGTTCGCATCCGGCTGGTCGGGGACGACCGCGGCACCGGCATCATCGGGTGGTCGTTGCACGGCTTGCCACAGCAGCCCGGTGATGACCTCGACGGCATCCCGACCGTGCGGTCCGACGCCACCACGGCGGAACCGGCCACGCACCCGAACGGCGTCGTCGCCATCGACCACGTCGTGTTGCTGTCTCCTGACCTGGGCCGCACGGTCGATGCGCTGGCCGCTATCGAGGTGGCTCCGCGCCGGGAACGCAACGGCGAACTCGGCGGCCGCCCGATCCGCCAGGTCTTCTTCCGGTTCGGGGAGGTGATCCTCGAGGTCGTCGGATCGCCCGATACCGCAGGTGACGGTCCCTCGACGCTCTGGGGCATCACGTACACCGTCCACGACATCGATGCCACCGCCGCGTTCTTCGGCGACCACACCGCACCGGTCAAGGACGCCGTGCAGCCCGGTCGCCGGATCACCACGGTCCGGCACAAGGACTTCGGAATGTCGGTGCGCACCGCGGTGATCTCTGCGACTGTCCGCAGTTGA
- the rnhA gene encoding ribonuclease HI: protein MHSDVVVIHTDGGCRPNPGPGGWGAVLRMREHVREMYGGDPGTTSNNRMELMAPIMALEALTRPVVVHLHTDSTYVRNGITKWVLGWERNGWVTAAKQPVKNVDLWQRLQAACARHEVEWFWVKGHSGVADNELADELATRGLREALDGSRDLVS, encoded by the coding sequence CTGCACAGCGACGTCGTCGTCATCCATACCGACGGTGGGTGCCGGCCGAACCCCGGCCCCGGCGGCTGGGGCGCGGTGCTGCGGATGCGTGAGCACGTGCGCGAGATGTACGGCGGGGATCCCGGCACCACCAGCAACAACCGCATGGAGTTGATGGCGCCCATCATGGCGCTCGAGGCACTCACCCGGCCCGTGGTGGTGCACCTCCACACCGACAGCACCTACGTGCGCAACGGCATCACCAAGTGGGTACTCGGCTGGGAACGTAATGGCTGGGTGACCGCCGCGAAGCAGCCGGTGAAAAACGTCGACCTGTGGCAGCGGCTGCAGGCCGCCTGCGCGCGGCACGAGGTCGAGTGGTTCTGGGTGAAAGGCCATTCGGGTGTCGCCGACAACGAGCTGGCCGACGAGCTGGCGACCCGGGGACTACGAGAAGCACTCGACGGTTCCCGCGATCTAGTGTCCTGA